From the genome of Spinacia oleracea cultivar Varoflay chromosome 2, BTI_SOV_V1, whole genome shotgun sequence, one region includes:
- the LOC110796100 gene encoding 60S ribosomal protein L24-like, protein MRIEELELCVGFRLGGVYFVCGWGSSVHRYGRKQCFQVRTKLRHFTGAKIYLGRGIRFVRSDSQVFLFVNSKYKRYFYNRFKPSKLSWTAVYLKQHKNDILGEAVKRRRATKKPYSRSIVGATLEVIQKKRP, encoded by the exons ATGCGAATTGAGGAGTTAGAGTTGTGTGTAGGCTTCAGATTG GGGGGAGTTTATTTTGTTTGTGGTTGGGGTTCATCGGTTCATCGCTATGGCAGAAAGCAATGTTTCCAAGTCAG GACAAAACTTCGCCACTTTACTGGTGCAAAGATTTACCTTGGTAGGGGTATCAGGTTCGTTCGCTCTGATTCTCAG GTTTTCCTGTTTGTCAATTCAAAGTATAAAAGGTATTTCTACAATCGTTTCAAGCCCTCAAAGCTCAGCTGGACTGCTGTGTACCTGAAGCAGCACAAGAAC GACATTTTGGGTGAAGCTGTGAAGAGGAGAAGGGCCACCAAGAAACCTTACTCAAGGTCTATTGTTGGTGCAACTTTGGAAGTTATTCAGAAGAAAAGaccttaa
- the LOC110796090 gene encoding protein FAR1-RELATED SEQUENCE 5-like has product MEHQPVDYQDIYHNSPSIEESGITNEQSSCSNVSVHVTPQVVPLLTPGGTREWIPCPSPELRPTVGMIFESVNVGIEFYKAYAVASGFGIRKSTTTKTKKKGVVDQVAFKYCVCNKAGFKEKRIQKAKGISKGKEGEAMEISKGKEGETMEDQSKVIRTRKRLVTRVGCKARMILKYRKEGGYIVQTFYEGHAHPLYTPGCKKFQKEGRKLNILHKKMIIDNSKLNIGPVTTFRLMKEYFGGYGNVGASKEDFKNFQRDLKTYIKGSDAQMFIDNFKMKKLLWSAFFYDFEVDEDDCLSRALWADPICRRNYALFGDMVSFDTTYSTNRYNMIFGPFTGVDHHKRCITFAVAFIAKEDTTSFEWVFRTFLKSMGDNELICLITDQEPAMKIAIQNVFQNAEHRFCMWHIMKKMPDKIGRIICQDTEFLSKICACVWSLEIEPSEFEDKWKKVLIEFHLEGHDWLRQLFEMRHMWIPAYFRDLFMGGIMRTTSRS; this is encoded by the exons ATGGAACATCAACCTGTAGATTATCAAGACATTTATCATAATTCACCGTCAATAGAGGAATCAG GTATTACTAATGAGCAATCCAGTTGTTCTAATGTCAGTGTTCATGTTACTCCTCAAGTAGTACCTCTCTTAACTCCTGGAGGAACACGAGAATGGATTCCATGCCCGTCCCCTGAGTTAAGACCTACTGTTGGCATGATTTTCGAGAGTGTTAATGTGGGTATTGAATTCTACAAAGCATACGCAGTTGCTTCCGGCTTTGGTATTAGGAAATCTACTACTACCAAAACCAAGAAAAAAGGTGTTGTGGACCAGGTGGCATTCAAATATTGTGTATGCAATAAAGCAGGTTTCAAGGAGAAACGTATACAGAAAGCTAAGGGTATTTCCAAGGGTAAAGAAGGGGAAGCTATGGAAATTTCCAAGGGTAAAGAAGGGGAAACTATGGAAGACCAAAGTAAAGTTATTAGAACTAGAAAAAGGTTGGTAACTCGAGTGGGTTGCAAGGCGCGAATGATCCTGAAGTACCGTAAGGAAGGTGGTTATATAGTGCAAACATTTTATGAGGGACATGCTCATCCTCTCTACACTCCAGGTTGCAAGAAGTTTCAAAAAGAGGGGAGGAAGTTGAACATTTTGCACAAGAAGATGATAATCGATAATTCAAAGTTAAATATTGGTCCTGTGACAACTTTCAGATTGATGAAGGAATACTTTGGAGGTTATGGCAATGTTGGTGCATCTAAGGAAGATTTCAAAAATTTCCAAAGAGATTTGAAGACATACATTAAGGGTTCAGATGCTCAGATGTTTATAGACAACTTCAAGATGAAAAAGTTGTTATGGAGTGCTTTTTTTTATGACTTTGAGGTGGATGAAGATGATTGTCTTTCTAGAGCTTTATGGGCAGACCCAATTTGTAGGAGAAACTATGCTCTCTTTGGTGATATGGTATCATTTGACACTACATACTCGACTAACAGATATAACATGATTTTTGGGCCTTTCACTGGTGTCGATCACCACAAAAGGTGCATTACATTTGCTGTTGCATTCATTGCAAAGGAAGATACAACATCATTTGAGTGGGTATTCAGAACATTTCTCAAATCAATGGGAGACAATGAGCTAATATGCTTAATCACTGATCAAGAACCAGCGATGAAGATTGCTATTCAGAATGTGTTTCAGAACGCCGAGCATAGGTTTTGCATGTGGCATATTATGAAGAAAATGCCTGATAAGATAGGACGTATAATTTGTCAAGATACTGAATTTCTATCAAAGATATGTGCATGTGTCTGGAGCCTAGAGATTGAGCCTAGTGAGTTTGAAGATAAATGGAAAAAAGTGCTTATTGAGTTCCATCTAGAGGGACATGATTGGCTTCGTCAATTGTTTGAAATGAGACACATGTGGATACCCGCCTATTTTAGAGACTTGTTCATGGGAGGGATCATGAGAACAACCTCAAGGTCATAA
- the LOC110798048 gene encoding protein FAR1-RELATED SEQUENCE 2-like has product MDAQRHSQAHNDNDSKTKYPHCKTTLAIEKHASEVYTNSVFYEFQDEVHKGCFSCDIEDLIKENEQEITIVKEDDRRRTYEVVFNCTTNDTRGSCKMFERKGIPCRHMSSVWKRKRLELIPEKYVLNRWTKMATKKPILGFEGNIMEQCARMVDRKKILNDLWSEIHSCVSLAEDNEEDLSDLVKSIHTLRLELEAKKSGNVPPPSKTQDIEFLIGATAPIETLIKPPKISKNKGNGPSGEKAATSGTGSDKRLKGDKEKAIEQQQKKKRVCRGCGELGYHDIRNCPEKLSS; this is encoded by the coding sequence ATGGATGCACAAAGGCACTCACAAGCCCACAATGATAATGATTCAAAAACTAAGTATCCGCACTGTAAGACTACACTTGCCATTGAGAAACATGCTTCAGAAGTCTATACAAACTCTGTATTCTATGAGTTTCAAGATGAAGTGCATAAAGGTTGTTTTTCTTGTGATATTGAAgatttaattaaagaaaatgaaCAGGAAATTACCATAGTGAAAGAAGATGATCGAAGAAGAACCTATGAGGTGGTGTTTAATTGCACTACCAACGACACAAGAGGCTCTTGCAAGATGTTTGAAAGGAAAGGAATTCCATGTAGACACATGTCTTCAGTTTGGAAGAGAAAGAGGTTAGAATTAATTCCTGAAAAATATGTGCTAAATCGATGGACTAAGATGGCAACAAAGAAGCCAATCTTAGGCTTCGAAGGAAATATTATGGAGCAATGTGCAAGGATGGTGGATAGGAAGAAAATTTTGAATGATTTATGGTCAGAAATTCATAGTTGTGTGAGTTTGGCAGAGGATAATGAAGAAGATCTTAGTGATCTTGTGAAAAGCATTCACACACTAAGGTTGGAGTTAGAAGCTAAGAAGAGTGGAAATGTTCCTCCACCTAGCAAAACTCAAGACATAGAGTTCCTTATTGGAGCAACTGCTCCAATTGAGACCTTGATCAAACCACCTAAAATTTCAAAGAACAAGGGAAATGGTCCTAGTGGGGAAAAAGCTGCAACCAGTGGCACCGGAAGTGACAAAAGGTTGAAAGGAGACAAAGAGAAGGCTATTGAGCAACAACAAAAGAAGAAGAGGGTATGTCGGGGATGCGGGGAGCTTGGTTACCATGATATCCGCAATTGCCCCGAAAAGCTATCTTCATAA